A region of Polyodon spathula isolate WHYD16114869_AA chromosome 4, ASM1765450v1, whole genome shotgun sequence DNA encodes the following proteins:
- the LOC121314712 gene encoding programmed cell death 6-interacting protein-like isoform X1, with amino-acid sequence MATFISVPLKKSSEVDLVKPLTKFICATYTAAEDQGEYVRAAEELNKLRKSAVGRPLDKHESSLEVLLRYYDQLCAIEPKFPFSENQLCLTFTWKDAFDKGSLFGGSVKLALASLGYEKSCVLFNIGALASQIAYEQNLDNDEGLKTAAKYYQLASGAFSNIKDTVLSALNREPTMDISPDTVGTLSQIMLAQAQEVFFLKATSDKMKDAIIARLANQAADFYGDAFKQCQYKENLPKYFYFQEVLPVLAAKHCIMQANAEYHQSLLAKQQKKFGEEVGRLQHATELVKTVASRYDEYVNVKDLSDKIARALTAAKKDNDFIYHDRVPDLKDLEAIGKAALVKSTVIKVPISQKFTDLFEKMVPLAVQHSMSVYNSRKAEIVNRLIGQMREATNLSNGVLASLNLPAAIEDLSGDSIPQSILEKSRAIIQQGGLQSIDQLIKDLPELLQRNREILDESVRILDEEETTDNELRNKFGQRWQRTASNDLYKPLRTEGENLRKFLDQAVQADKVVKERYSNHRDMIALLCKPEAELTAAIPSANPAKTLQGSEVVSVLRALLANVNEVKMEREKLENDIKSAQCDMTSKFLTALAQDGTINEEAISVTELDNIYGGYTQKVQQSLKSQEEILGNIQNSHQEFSTMKQSNADANQREEMLKKLAAAHDSYVELSNNLKEGTKFYNELTEILLKFQNKCSDIVFARKTERDELLKDLQQSIARQPSAPSLPAVPAYQSTPSSTTTPATATSSVPTPAPRTVFQSKPQPPARPPPPAIQAQAANTSIPPASGAGPIPPATQPVSTPGATPSPAQGPPYPTYQGYPGCYQMPVAYNPYAYGQFNMPYIYQAPGQAPYPNVHPPQQPQQPGYPYPQQHYYPQQ; translated from the exons gtactATGATCAGCTGTGTGCCATTGAACCCAAGTTTCCATTCTCTGAAAATCAG ttgtgtTTAACGTTTACCTGGAAGGATGCGTTTGATAAAGGATCACTTTTTGGAGGCTCAGTCAAGCTTG CCCTGGCTAGTCTGGGATATGAGAAGAGCTGTGTTTTATTCAATATTGGTGCCCTGGCCAGCCAGATCGCCTATGAACAAAACTTAGATAACGATGAAGGACTGAAGACAGCTGCTAAATATTATCAG ctGGCCAGTGGGGCTTTCTCCAACATTAAAGACACAGTGTTGTCTGCTTTGAACCGAGAGCCCACCATGGACATCTCTCCAGACACGGTCGGGACCCTCAGTCAGATCATGCTGGCTCAGGCACAGGAGGTGTTTTTCCTGAAAGCCACATCAG ACAAAATGAAGGATGCCATTATAGCTAGACTTGCTAACCAAGCTGCAGATTTTTATGGTGATGCCTTCAAACAGTGTCAGTACAAGGAGAATTTACCAAAG tatttttattttcaggaagTGCTGCCTGTCCTTGCTGCAAAGCACTGCATCATGCAGGCCAATGCAGAGTACCACCAGTCCCTCCTGGCCAAGCAGCAGAAGAAATTTGGGGAGGAGGTTGGAAGGTTACAG CATGCGACAGAGCTGGTAAAAACAGTGGCATCTCGCTATGATGAGTATGTCAACGTGAAAGATCTCTCCGATAAAATTGCCCGTGCCCTAACTGCTGCAAAGAAAGACAATGACTTCATCTATCATGACCGGGTTCCAGATCTCAAAGACCTGGAGGCCATTGGCAAAGCTGCCTTGGTAAAGTCTACAGTAATCAAAGTGCCCATTAGCCAGAAGTTCACTG ACCTGTTTGAGAAGATGGTCCCTTTGGCAGTGCAGCATTCCATGAGCGTTTACAACTCAAGAAAGGCTGAAATAGTAAATAGGCTTATCGGGCAAATGAGAGAAGCAACAAACCTGTCTAATGG AGTCCTAGCCTCTCTGAACTTGCCTGCTGCTATTGAGGATCTCTCTGGAGACAGCATCCCCCAGTCTATCTTGGAGAAGTCCAGAGCTATTATCCAGCAGGGAGGCCTGCAGAGCATTGACCAGCTGATAAAAGACCTTCCTGAACTTCTGCAGAGAAACCGAGAGATCCTAGATGAG TCTGTGAGAATACTGGATGAGGAAGAAACCACAGATAACGAACTCAGGAACAAATTCGGTCAACGCTGGCAAAGAACTGCATCGAATGACCTTTACAAGCCCCTAAGAACAG agGGAGAAAATTTACGCAAATTTTTGGACCAAGCTGTCCAGGCGGATAAAGTTGTCAAAGAACGCTACAGCAATCACAGGGACATGATTGCCTTGCTTTGCAAACCCGAGGCAGAGCTTACTGCTGCAATTCCTTCAGCCAATCCTGCAAAAACCTTGCAAGGCAGCGAG gTTGTGTCAGTGCTCAGAGCACTGTTGGCTAATGTTAATGAAGTAaagatggagagagagaagctGGAGAATGACATCAAATCAGCCCAGTGTGACATGACCAGCAAATTCCTGACAGCACTTGCTCAAGACGGCACCATTAATGAGGAGGCAATCTCTGTGACAGAGCTTGACAACATCTACGGAGGATACACCCAGAAAGTGCAGCAGAGCTTGAAGAGCCAAGAAGAGATTCTGGGAAATATCCAG AACTCTCATCAGGAATTCTCTACAATGAAACAATCAAACGCAGATGCTAACCAGAGAGAGGAGATGCTCAAGAAACTTGCGGCTGCTCACGATAGCTATGTGGAACTCTCCAACAATCTGAAAGAAGGCACCAAG TTCTACAATGAACTTACTGAAATCCTTTTGAAATTCCAAAACAAGTGCAGCGACATTGTGTTTGCACGCAAAACTGAACGGGATGAACTTCTCAA GGATTTACAGCAGAGCATTGCTCGACAGCCCAGTGCTCCCTCGCTTCCTGCAGTGCCTGCGTACCAGTCCACCCCCAGCAGTACCACAACACCAGCCACTGCTACTTCCAGTGTTCCCACACCTGCACCAAGAACTGTGTTT CAGAGCAAACCCCAGCCACCAGCACGCCCGCCTCCCCCTGCAATTCAAGCCCAAGCGGCCAACACCAGCATTCCACCAGCCAGCGGGGCAGGGCCGATTCCCCCTGCTACCCAGCCAGTGTCGACCCCTGGAGCCACTCCATCCCCTGCACAGGGGCCTCCCTACCCAACATACCAAGGATACCCTGG GTGTTATCAGATGCCCGTGGCCTACAACCCATATGCTTATGGCCAATTCAACATGCCATATATTTACCAGGCTCCAGGACAAGCACCTTATCCTAATGTACATCCACCCCAGCAACCCCAGCAACCCGGATACCCATACCCACAGCAGCATTATTATCCCCAGCAGTAG
- the LOC121314712 gene encoding programmed cell death 6-interacting protein-like isoform X2, with protein sequence MATFISVPLKKSSEVDLVKPLTKFICATYTAAEDQGEYVRAAEELNKLRKSAVGRPLDKHESSLEVLLRYYDQLCAIEPKFPFSENQLCLTFTWKDAFDKGSLFGGSVKLALASLGYEKSCVLFNIGALASQIAYEQNLDNDEGLKTAAKYYQLASGAFSNIKDTVLSALNREPTMDISPDTVGTLSQIMLAQAQEVFFLKATSDKMKDAIIARLANQAADFYGDAFKQCQYKENLPKEVLPVLAAKHCIMQANAEYHQSLLAKQQKKFGEEVGRLQHATELVKTVASRYDEYVNVKDLSDKIARALTAAKKDNDFIYHDRVPDLKDLEAIGKAALVKSTVIKVPISQKFTDLFEKMVPLAVQHSMSVYNSRKAEIVNRLIGQMREATNLSNGVLASLNLPAAIEDLSGDSIPQSILEKSRAIIQQGGLQSIDQLIKDLPELLQRNREILDESVRILDEEETTDNELRNKFGQRWQRTASNDLYKPLRTEGENLRKFLDQAVQADKVVKERYSNHRDMIALLCKPEAELTAAIPSANPAKTLQGSEVVSVLRALLANVNEVKMEREKLENDIKSAQCDMTSKFLTALAQDGTINEEAISVTELDNIYGGYTQKVQQSLKSQEEILGNIQNSHQEFSTMKQSNADANQREEMLKKLAAAHDSYVELSNNLKEGTKFYNELTEILLKFQNKCSDIVFARKTERDELLKDLQQSIARQPSAPSLPAVPAYQSTPSSTTTPATATSSVPTPAPRTVFQSKPQPPARPPPPAIQAQAANTSIPPASGAGPIPPATQPVSTPGATPSPAQGPPYPTYQGYPGCYQMPVAYNPYAYGQFNMPYIYQAPGQAPYPNVHPPQQPQQPGYPYPQQHYYPQQ encoded by the exons gtactATGATCAGCTGTGTGCCATTGAACCCAAGTTTCCATTCTCTGAAAATCAG ttgtgtTTAACGTTTACCTGGAAGGATGCGTTTGATAAAGGATCACTTTTTGGAGGCTCAGTCAAGCTTG CCCTGGCTAGTCTGGGATATGAGAAGAGCTGTGTTTTATTCAATATTGGTGCCCTGGCCAGCCAGATCGCCTATGAACAAAACTTAGATAACGATGAAGGACTGAAGACAGCTGCTAAATATTATCAG ctGGCCAGTGGGGCTTTCTCCAACATTAAAGACACAGTGTTGTCTGCTTTGAACCGAGAGCCCACCATGGACATCTCTCCAGACACGGTCGGGACCCTCAGTCAGATCATGCTGGCTCAGGCACAGGAGGTGTTTTTCCTGAAAGCCACATCAG ACAAAATGAAGGATGCCATTATAGCTAGACTTGCTAACCAAGCTGCAGATTTTTATGGTGATGCCTTCAAACAGTGTCAGTACAAGGAGAATTTACCAAAG gaagTGCTGCCTGTCCTTGCTGCAAAGCACTGCATCATGCAGGCCAATGCAGAGTACCACCAGTCCCTCCTGGCCAAGCAGCAGAAGAAATTTGGGGAGGAGGTTGGAAGGTTACAG CATGCGACAGAGCTGGTAAAAACAGTGGCATCTCGCTATGATGAGTATGTCAACGTGAAAGATCTCTCCGATAAAATTGCCCGTGCCCTAACTGCTGCAAAGAAAGACAATGACTTCATCTATCATGACCGGGTTCCAGATCTCAAAGACCTGGAGGCCATTGGCAAAGCTGCCTTGGTAAAGTCTACAGTAATCAAAGTGCCCATTAGCCAGAAGTTCACTG ACCTGTTTGAGAAGATGGTCCCTTTGGCAGTGCAGCATTCCATGAGCGTTTACAACTCAAGAAAGGCTGAAATAGTAAATAGGCTTATCGGGCAAATGAGAGAAGCAACAAACCTGTCTAATGG AGTCCTAGCCTCTCTGAACTTGCCTGCTGCTATTGAGGATCTCTCTGGAGACAGCATCCCCCAGTCTATCTTGGAGAAGTCCAGAGCTATTATCCAGCAGGGAGGCCTGCAGAGCATTGACCAGCTGATAAAAGACCTTCCTGAACTTCTGCAGAGAAACCGAGAGATCCTAGATGAG TCTGTGAGAATACTGGATGAGGAAGAAACCACAGATAACGAACTCAGGAACAAATTCGGTCAACGCTGGCAAAGAACTGCATCGAATGACCTTTACAAGCCCCTAAGAACAG agGGAGAAAATTTACGCAAATTTTTGGACCAAGCTGTCCAGGCGGATAAAGTTGTCAAAGAACGCTACAGCAATCACAGGGACATGATTGCCTTGCTTTGCAAACCCGAGGCAGAGCTTACTGCTGCAATTCCTTCAGCCAATCCTGCAAAAACCTTGCAAGGCAGCGAG gTTGTGTCAGTGCTCAGAGCACTGTTGGCTAATGTTAATGAAGTAaagatggagagagagaagctGGAGAATGACATCAAATCAGCCCAGTGTGACATGACCAGCAAATTCCTGACAGCACTTGCTCAAGACGGCACCATTAATGAGGAGGCAATCTCTGTGACAGAGCTTGACAACATCTACGGAGGATACACCCAGAAAGTGCAGCAGAGCTTGAAGAGCCAAGAAGAGATTCTGGGAAATATCCAG AACTCTCATCAGGAATTCTCTACAATGAAACAATCAAACGCAGATGCTAACCAGAGAGAGGAGATGCTCAAGAAACTTGCGGCTGCTCACGATAGCTATGTGGAACTCTCCAACAATCTGAAAGAAGGCACCAAG TTCTACAATGAACTTACTGAAATCCTTTTGAAATTCCAAAACAAGTGCAGCGACATTGTGTTTGCACGCAAAACTGAACGGGATGAACTTCTCAA GGATTTACAGCAGAGCATTGCTCGACAGCCCAGTGCTCCCTCGCTTCCTGCAGTGCCTGCGTACCAGTCCACCCCCAGCAGTACCACAACACCAGCCACTGCTACTTCCAGTGTTCCCACACCTGCACCAAGAACTGTGTTT CAGAGCAAACCCCAGCCACCAGCACGCCCGCCTCCCCCTGCAATTCAAGCCCAAGCGGCCAACACCAGCATTCCACCAGCCAGCGGGGCAGGGCCGATTCCCCCTGCTACCCAGCCAGTGTCGACCCCTGGAGCCACTCCATCCCCTGCACAGGGGCCTCCCTACCCAACATACCAAGGATACCCTGG GTGTTATCAGATGCCCGTGGCCTACAACCCATATGCTTATGGCCAATTCAACATGCCATATATTTACCAGGCTCCAGGACAAGCACCTTATCCTAATGTACATCCACCCCAGCAACCCCAGCAACCCGGATACCCATACCCACAGCAGCATTATTATCCCCAGCAGTAG
- the LOC121314712 gene encoding programmed cell death 6-interacting protein-like isoform X3, giving the protein MATFISVPLKKSSEVDLVKPLTKFICATYTAAEDQGEYVRAAEELNKLRKSAVGRPLDKHESSLEVLLRYYDQLCAIEPKFPFSENQLCLTFTWKDAFDKGSLFGGSVKLDKMKDAIIARLANQAADFYGDAFKQCQYKENLPKYFYFQEVLPVLAAKHCIMQANAEYHQSLLAKQQKKFGEEVGRLQHATELVKTVASRYDEYVNVKDLSDKIARALTAAKKDNDFIYHDRVPDLKDLEAIGKAALVKSTVIKVPISQKFTDLFEKMVPLAVQHSMSVYNSRKAEIVNRLIGQMREATNLSNGVLASLNLPAAIEDLSGDSIPQSILEKSRAIIQQGGLQSIDQLIKDLPELLQRNREILDESVRILDEEETTDNELRNKFGQRWQRTASNDLYKPLRTEGENLRKFLDQAVQADKVVKERYSNHRDMIALLCKPEAELTAAIPSANPAKTLQGSEVVSVLRALLANVNEVKMEREKLENDIKSAQCDMTSKFLTALAQDGTINEEAISVTELDNIYGGYTQKVQQSLKSQEEILGNIQNSHQEFSTMKQSNADANQREEMLKKLAAAHDSYVELSNNLKEGTKFYNELTEILLKFQNKCSDIVFARKTERDELLKDLQQSIARQPSAPSLPAVPAYQSTPSSTTTPATATSSVPTPAPRTVFQSKPQPPARPPPPAIQAQAANTSIPPASGAGPIPPATQPVSTPGATPSPAQGPPYPTYQGYPGCYQMPVAYNPYAYGQFNMPYIYQAPGQAPYPNVHPPQQPQQPGYPYPQQHYYPQQ; this is encoded by the exons gtactATGATCAGCTGTGTGCCATTGAACCCAAGTTTCCATTCTCTGAAAATCAG ttgtgtTTAACGTTTACCTGGAAGGATGCGTTTGATAAAGGATCACTTTTTGGAGGCTCAGTCAAGCTTG ACAAAATGAAGGATGCCATTATAGCTAGACTTGCTAACCAAGCTGCAGATTTTTATGGTGATGCCTTCAAACAGTGTCAGTACAAGGAGAATTTACCAAAG tatttttattttcaggaagTGCTGCCTGTCCTTGCTGCAAAGCACTGCATCATGCAGGCCAATGCAGAGTACCACCAGTCCCTCCTGGCCAAGCAGCAGAAGAAATTTGGGGAGGAGGTTGGAAGGTTACAG CATGCGACAGAGCTGGTAAAAACAGTGGCATCTCGCTATGATGAGTATGTCAACGTGAAAGATCTCTCCGATAAAATTGCCCGTGCCCTAACTGCTGCAAAGAAAGACAATGACTTCATCTATCATGACCGGGTTCCAGATCTCAAAGACCTGGAGGCCATTGGCAAAGCTGCCTTGGTAAAGTCTACAGTAATCAAAGTGCCCATTAGCCAGAAGTTCACTG ACCTGTTTGAGAAGATGGTCCCTTTGGCAGTGCAGCATTCCATGAGCGTTTACAACTCAAGAAAGGCTGAAATAGTAAATAGGCTTATCGGGCAAATGAGAGAAGCAACAAACCTGTCTAATGG AGTCCTAGCCTCTCTGAACTTGCCTGCTGCTATTGAGGATCTCTCTGGAGACAGCATCCCCCAGTCTATCTTGGAGAAGTCCAGAGCTATTATCCAGCAGGGAGGCCTGCAGAGCATTGACCAGCTGATAAAAGACCTTCCTGAACTTCTGCAGAGAAACCGAGAGATCCTAGATGAG TCTGTGAGAATACTGGATGAGGAAGAAACCACAGATAACGAACTCAGGAACAAATTCGGTCAACGCTGGCAAAGAACTGCATCGAATGACCTTTACAAGCCCCTAAGAACAG agGGAGAAAATTTACGCAAATTTTTGGACCAAGCTGTCCAGGCGGATAAAGTTGTCAAAGAACGCTACAGCAATCACAGGGACATGATTGCCTTGCTTTGCAAACCCGAGGCAGAGCTTACTGCTGCAATTCCTTCAGCCAATCCTGCAAAAACCTTGCAAGGCAGCGAG gTTGTGTCAGTGCTCAGAGCACTGTTGGCTAATGTTAATGAAGTAaagatggagagagagaagctGGAGAATGACATCAAATCAGCCCAGTGTGACATGACCAGCAAATTCCTGACAGCACTTGCTCAAGACGGCACCATTAATGAGGAGGCAATCTCTGTGACAGAGCTTGACAACATCTACGGAGGATACACCCAGAAAGTGCAGCAGAGCTTGAAGAGCCAAGAAGAGATTCTGGGAAATATCCAG AACTCTCATCAGGAATTCTCTACAATGAAACAATCAAACGCAGATGCTAACCAGAGAGAGGAGATGCTCAAGAAACTTGCGGCTGCTCACGATAGCTATGTGGAACTCTCCAACAATCTGAAAGAAGGCACCAAG TTCTACAATGAACTTACTGAAATCCTTTTGAAATTCCAAAACAAGTGCAGCGACATTGTGTTTGCACGCAAAACTGAACGGGATGAACTTCTCAA GGATTTACAGCAGAGCATTGCTCGACAGCCCAGTGCTCCCTCGCTTCCTGCAGTGCCTGCGTACCAGTCCACCCCCAGCAGTACCACAACACCAGCCACTGCTACTTCCAGTGTTCCCACACCTGCACCAAGAACTGTGTTT CAGAGCAAACCCCAGCCACCAGCACGCCCGCCTCCCCCTGCAATTCAAGCCCAAGCGGCCAACACCAGCATTCCACCAGCCAGCGGGGCAGGGCCGATTCCCCCTGCTACCCAGCCAGTGTCGACCCCTGGAGCCACTCCATCCCCTGCACAGGGGCCTCCCTACCCAACATACCAAGGATACCCTGG GTGTTATCAGATGCCCGTGGCCTACAACCCATATGCTTATGGCCAATTCAACATGCCATATATTTACCAGGCTCCAGGACAAGCACCTTATCCTAATGTACATCCACCCCAGCAACCCCAGCAACCCGGATACCCATACCCACAGCAGCATTATTATCCCCAGCAGTAG